A stretch of the Vibrio panuliri genome encodes the following:
- a CDS encoding virion core protein, T7 gp14 family, with protein sequence MGWWYAAAAAGSSILGSVMGNRAEAKRRKKIYEQNRENALRAQAGALSQLGLETAAIEQAYMVEASKLAVGAESAKGRQQAKLAGKGMAGRSQRRMQAQLEMEAGMNDAILEGQLMNRLQEQQQKHMNIQIDTINKINDATLMSKSEQQMNLIKGFGGAAASLGSYFSS encoded by the coding sequence ATAGGATGGTGGTACGCTGCGGCAGCAGCAGGTTCATCAATTCTAGGCAGCGTCATGGGCAACCGAGCCGAGGCGAAGCGTAGAAAGAAGATATACGAACAGAATCGAGAGAACGCCTTACGAGCGCAAGCAGGCGCACTCTCTCAGCTAGGACTAGAGACAGCAGCTATTGAGCAGGCATACATGGTAGAAGCCTCTAAGCTTGCTGTAGGGGCTGAATCAGCAAAAGGCAGGCAACAAGCCAAGTTAGCAGGAAAAGGCATGGCAGGACGCTCTCAGAGGCGTATGCAGGCACAACTAGAGATGGAAGCAGGAATGAATGATGCCATTCTAGAGGGACAGCTAATGAACCGTTTGCAAGAGCAGCAACAAAAGCACATGAACATTCAAATTGACACGATCAACAAGATAAACGATGCAACGCTAATGTCTAAGAGTGAGCAACAGATGAACCTCATTAAAGGCTTTGGTGGTGCGGCTGCGTCACTAGGCAGCTATTTCTCTTCATAG